Proteins encoded together in one Aureibacillus halotolerans window:
- a CDS encoding class I SAM-dependent methyltransferase — MKNVIDYYSLYDEWGRLDREPLEFLINWHYMKTNLPSHGHVLDNGAGPGKYSMELAKLGYQVTLSDVTPKLVETAKGKADDLGLSDHFSGFHVLNATKLEGFPDEEFNASLMLGPLYHLQTEGERKSAVKELFRVTKKEGIVFVAFQSRVRMTLNSLQHPDHWKPNDTIDEINEFRNTGTFTHADKGRFTGAYYFDLNDIEPFMEDHGFETIDLIGSSSIGGLMSHEQWQVWEEKGETEKLMNVLIDLANDRSILGVSSHLLYIGRRP; from the coding sequence TCTCATTAACTGGCATTACATGAAAACGAATTTGCCTTCTCATGGGCATGTGTTGGACAACGGGGCAGGGCCTGGGAAGTATTCTATGGAGTTAGCCAAGCTAGGGTATCAGGTCACGCTTTCTGATGTCACCCCGAAATTAGTTGAAACGGCGAAGGGTAAGGCAGACGATTTAGGCTTGTCGGATCATTTCAGTGGCTTTCATGTGTTGAATGCGACGAAGTTGGAAGGCTTTCCAGACGAGGAGTTTAATGCGTCTTTAATGCTCGGTCCTCTTTATCATTTGCAGACGGAAGGCGAACGAAAAAGTGCAGTAAAAGAGTTATTCCGAGTTACGAAAAAGGAAGGCATCGTGTTTGTTGCTTTTCAAAGTAGGGTGAGAATGACATTGAATTCGCTTCAGCACCCGGACCACTGGAAGCCAAATGACACAATTGATGAGATTAATGAGTTCCGCAACACGGGGACGTTTACCCATGCGGATAAGGGGCGGTTTACAGGAGCCTACTATTTCGACCTGAATGATATCGAGCCTTTTATGGAAGACCACGGCTTTGAAACTATTGACCTGATCGGTTCCTCAAGTATCGGTGGGTTGATGAGTCATGAGCAATGGCAGGTTTGGGAGGAAAAAGGGGAGACGGAGAAGTTAATGAACGTCCTGATTGACCTCGCGAACGACCGCTCTATCCTTGGGGTTTCCTCTCATTTGTTGTACATCGGCAGAAGACCGTAA
- a CDS encoding beta-L-arabinofuranosidase domain-containing protein gives MKGSMQSSKSTIGYKAAPLTELPLGQIQPEGWLRDQLKIQAEGFTGQLDTFWEDVGPNNGWLGGTGDDWERGPYYLDGLLPLAYVLQDEALIKKTTPWIEWTLSSQQDNGQFGPTSNTDWWPRMVMLKVLIQYAEATQDDRVVPFMTKYFRYQLNTIQAQPLRDWAVARGGENILCIQWLYERTQDASLLQLIDILHQQTIDWTGIFNKFPYWRYQTSYTHRVHVVNIAMGLKEPMLYAMHTGDKEHREAPLSGIRALMTHHGQAHGMFSGDEWLAGTHPSQGVELCAVVEYMFTLEHLVRLSGEGVYGDILEKVAFNALPATIGSDWRSHQYDQQVNQVMCTLAKRPWTQNGDDANLFGLEPHFGCCTANMHQGWPKLAARLWMGTRDGGLAAVSYAPCTVQTTVANSVNAKLTVDTDYPFNDRISIQVNLANSAAFPIKLRIPEWCHDPSIVINGSNQPISLNDGFTTIERTWQNGDVIQLTLPMEPVVEPRANDAVSVSRGPLVYALPVQERWQKLRGEEPYADWEIYPESAWNYGLCLDSENPAQGLVAEQKDIARQPFSPESAPVVLKATGRRVPSWRLENNSAGDLPHSPAHTSMPKEDLTLIPYACARLRIAEFPRVE, from the coding sequence ATGAAAGGTTCTATGCAATCCTCAAAATCCACCATCGGCTACAAAGCCGCCCCGCTTACCGAGCTCCCCCTTGGTCAAATTCAGCCTGAGGGTTGGCTGCGAGATCAGCTGAAGATTCAAGCTGAAGGCTTTACTGGCCAGCTCGATACGTTTTGGGAGGACGTCGGGCCAAACAACGGCTGGCTTGGCGGAACTGGTGATGATTGGGAACGAGGTCCCTATTATCTTGACGGTCTTCTCCCGCTCGCCTATGTGCTCCAGGATGAGGCATTGATCAAAAAAACAACCCCGTGGATCGAATGGACACTCTCAAGCCAGCAAGACAACGGACAGTTTGGACCAACGTCCAATACAGACTGGTGGCCACGAATGGTCATGCTGAAGGTGCTCATCCAATATGCAGAAGCGACCCAAGATGACCGCGTTGTTCCATTCATGACAAAGTATTTTCGTTACCAGCTGAACACCATACAGGCGCAGCCGCTTCGTGATTGGGCTGTCGCCCGGGGTGGAGAGAATATCCTCTGCATACAATGGCTTTATGAACGGACACAGGATGCCTCTTTGCTTCAGCTCATCGACATTCTCCATCAACAAACGATTGATTGGACTGGCATTTTTAACAAGTTCCCTTACTGGAGATATCAAACGTCCTATACGCACCGTGTCCATGTCGTGAACATTGCAATGGGTTTGAAGGAACCGATGCTGTATGCCATGCACACCGGCGACAAAGAGCATCGTGAGGCGCCTCTCTCTGGCATTCGTGCGTTAATGACGCACCACGGGCAAGCCCACGGCATGTTTTCAGGCGACGAATGGTTGGCCGGCACTCACCCGAGCCAAGGGGTCGAGCTCTGTGCCGTTGTCGAATATATGTTTACACTTGAGCATCTTGTTCGGCTGTCGGGAGAAGGGGTGTACGGGGATATTCTTGAAAAGGTGGCCTTCAATGCGTTGCCAGCAACAATTGGCTCGGATTGGCGGAGCCATCAATACGACCAACAGGTGAATCAAGTTATGTGTACGCTCGCCAAACGGCCTTGGACACAAAACGGCGACGACGCAAACCTGTTTGGCCTTGAACCGCATTTCGGCTGCTGCACCGCCAACATGCATCAAGGCTGGCCAAAGCTGGCTGCTCGACTGTGGATGGGTACAAGAGATGGCGGACTTGCCGCAGTGTCGTATGCGCCGTGCACCGTTCAAACCACCGTTGCGAACAGTGTGAACGCCAAGCTTACCGTAGATACGGACTATCCTTTTAATGACCGCATCAGCATTCAAGTCAATCTCGCTAATAGCGCTGCGTTTCCAATAAAGCTGCGTATTCCCGAGTGGTGTCACGATCCTTCCATAGTAATCAACGGAAGCAACCAGCCGATTTCGTTGAATGACGGCTTCACCACGATCGAAAGAACATGGCAGAACGGGGACGTGATTCAACTCACGCTTCCAATGGAACCAGTCGTGGAACCGCGAGCAAACGATGCCGTCTCTGTGTCCAGAGGCCCGCTCGTTTACGCTTTGCCTGTGCAGGAGCGTTGGCAGAAGCTGCGTGGCGAAGAGCCTTACGCAGATTGGGAGATTTACCCCGAATCTGCCTGGAATTATGGACTTTGCCTTGATTCGGAGAACCCGGCGCAAGGCTTGGTGGCCGAGCAGAAGGACATTGCCCGCCAGCCATTTTCACCCGAATCTGCTCCTGTCGTTCTTAAAGCAACCGGCCGAAGAGTACCGTCATGGAGGCTTGAGAACAACTCTGCTGGGGATCTGCCTCACAGCCCGGCACACACCTCTATGCCAAAGGAAGACCTGACACTTATTCCCTACGCCTGCGCCAGGTTGCGCATTGCAGAATTCCCACGGGTCGAATGA
- a CDS encoding helix-turn-helix transcriptional regulator, with product MDESKLIFSAPPFPSYLSNGQDTYRPGQRHMSRDSLGVFDLLVVTEGALYIGESDRKWTIRSNEALILRPDQHHFGTEPCQERTHFHWLHFYTNEPWHMEHRRSEEPAVQTQLPGMFLIQLPQHIRLPAPDQTLAGFRDLIEMEKQSGLAARWTQQTHFQQILQSLIQDQMAPDDPVVKLADAATALLRREYQKPFSYEGLGEQLHFHPTYIARCVKRVYRCTLLDYLNGYRISKAKMLLISTSFPIAEVGEKAGFQNRVYFTRRFKEAEGVSPKQYRERFRRRGVKGTD from the coding sequence ATGGATGAATCAAAGCTGATATTTTCGGCGCCTCCTTTTCCGTCCTATTTGTCGAATGGGCAGGATACCTATCGCCCAGGACAACGCCATATGAGCCGTGACTCTTTAGGTGTGTTTGATTTGCTTGTCGTCACAGAAGGCGCTCTGTATATCGGAGAAAGCGACCGCAAGTGGACGATCCGCTCCAACGAGGCGCTCATTTTACGCCCGGACCAGCATCATTTCGGAACAGAACCGTGTCAGGAACGAACACATTTTCATTGGCTGCACTTTTATACGAATGAACCGTGGCACATGGAACACCGACGTTCAGAGGAACCCGCGGTGCAAACACAGCTCCCCGGCATGTTTCTCATTCAGCTCCCTCAGCATATTCGGCTACCTGCGCCAGATCAGACGCTTGCGGGGTTTCGGGATTTAATTGAAATGGAGAAGCAGTCAGGGCTTGCCGCGCGCTGGACACAGCAGACGCACTTTCAGCAGATTCTTCAAAGCTTGATTCAGGACCAGATGGCACCGGACGATCCAGTGGTCAAGCTAGCAGACGCTGCGACTGCGCTATTGCGCCGCGAGTACCAAAAGCCCTTTTCCTATGAAGGTCTTGGCGAACAGCTGCATTTCCATCCGACGTATATTGCGCGCTGTGTCAAACGAGTCTATCGGTGTACGCTGTTGGACTACTTGAATGGCTATCGCATTTCCAAAGCAAAAATGTTACTTATCTCAACCAGCTTTCCCATTGCCGAGGTAGGGGAGAAAGCAGGGTTTCAAAACCGGGTCTACTTTACGCGCAGATTCAAGGAGGCAGAGGGTGTGTCGCCAAAACAATACAGAGAGAGATTCCGTCGCCGAGGAGTAAAAGGCACAGATTAG